A genomic region of Candidatus Limnocylindrales bacterium contains the following coding sequences:
- a CDS encoding PAS domain-containing protein encodes MPPLLFARRAARYSRRAVHENRYRSLLEQAPFSIQVFSPDGRTIRVNQAFERLWGVRLEQLAGYNILEDPQLEQSGALEFIRRAFAGETTRVPAAQYNPNDTIPGITEIEDPQRWLSAVIFPVRDASGAIAEVVIIHEDITARVHAENERNKSEQITRNVLESIGDAFYAVDREWRFTYVNPQAERVVGLPPEKLLGKIVWEEYPGLVGSRFEQCFRQVATGRVSGSMVDYYPDHDRWYEVHVYPAPGGGISVYVQNVTERKKAEEELARVSRELREADQRKDEFLATLAHELRNPLAPIRNSLEVLRMPRIDDGMARHAREMMERQVHHLVRLVDDLLDVSRVMRGKIDLRMEPVELATVVARAVETCQPLIDSQRHRLEISLPAESMLLDADPVRLAQVVGNLLTNAAKYTSPGGRIWLGARRIDDVAVLEVRDNGVGIATELLPHVFELFVQGHHTASHSQGGLGVGLTLVRRLVEMHHGTVEASSDGPGKGSEITVRLPLAVRADECAETNDERAAQKAVRPSGLRLLVVDDNEDAAVSLAMLLRLQGHEVCVAHDGPSSLEMAVAYAPDLVFLDIGMPGMDGYEVARRIRAEPSLKHVVLTAVTGWGQSEDRRRTSEAGFDHHIVKPPEPRAIEQLIASLRNGD; translated from the coding sequence GTGCCGCCGCTGCTTTTCGCCCGGCGGGCGGCGCGCTACAGTCGCCGTGCCGTGCACGAGAATCGCTATCGCAGCCTGCTCGAACAGGCTCCGTTCAGCATTCAGGTCTTCTCGCCGGACGGGCGTACGATTCGCGTCAATCAGGCCTTCGAACGGCTCTGGGGCGTCCGCCTCGAACAGCTCGCCGGGTACAACATTCTGGAAGATCCGCAGCTCGAGCAGTCGGGCGCGCTCGAATTCATCCGCCGGGCCTTCGCCGGCGAGACCACCAGGGTTCCGGCGGCCCAGTACAACCCGAACGACACCATCCCCGGGATTACCGAGATCGAGGATCCGCAACGCTGGCTGTCGGCCGTCATCTTTCCGGTCAGGGACGCAAGCGGTGCCATCGCCGAAGTCGTCATCATCCATGAAGACATCACCGCGCGCGTGCACGCCGAAAACGAGCGCAACAAGAGCGAGCAGATCACCCGCAACGTGCTCGAAAGCATCGGCGATGCGTTCTATGCCGTCGACCGGGAATGGCGCTTCACGTACGTCAATCCGCAGGCCGAACGCGTCGTCGGCCTGCCGCCGGAAAAGCTTCTCGGCAAGATCGTCTGGGAAGAATACCCGGGGCTCGTCGGCAGCCGCTTCGAGCAGTGCTTCCGACAGGTCGCGACCGGGCGCGTTTCGGGCTCGATGGTCGATTACTATCCCGACCACGACCGCTGGTACGAGGTGCATGTCTATCCGGCTCCGGGCGGCGGCATTTCGGTGTACGTGCAGAACGTCACCGAGCGGAAGAAGGCCGAGGAAGAGCTGGCGCGCGTCAGCCGCGAGCTTCGTGAGGCCGACCAGCGAAAGGACGAATTCCTTGCCACGCTCGCGCACGAGCTTCGCAACCCTCTGGCGCCGATCCGCAACTCGCTCGAAGTGCTGCGCATGCCGCGGATCGACGACGGGATGGCCCGGCACGCCCGCGAGATGATGGAGCGCCAGGTGCATCACCTGGTGCGACTCGTCGACGATCTTCTCGACGTCTCACGCGTGATGCGCGGAAAGATCGACCTTCGCATGGAACCGGTCGAGCTCGCGACCGTCGTCGCCCGCGCCGTGGAAACCTGCCAGCCGCTGATCGACTCGCAGCGGCACAGGCTCGAGATCTCGCTTCCGGCCGAATCGATGCTCCTCGATGCCGATCCTGTCCGGCTTGCGCAGGTCGTCGGCAACCTGCTGACGAACGCGGCCAAGTACACGAGCCCGGGCGGAAGGATCTGGCTCGGCGCCAGGCGCATCGACGATGTGGCCGTGCTCGAGGTCCGCGACAACGGCGTCGGCATAGCGACCGAGTTGCTGCCGCACGTGTTCGAATTGTTCGTGCAGGGACATCACACCGCGTCGCATTCGCAGGGAGGCCTCGGCGTCGGGCTGACTCTGGTCCGCCGGCTCGTCGAAATGCACCACGGCACTGTCGAAGCGTCGAGCGACGGTCCCGGCAAAGGCTCGGAGATCACCGTGCGCCTTCCGCTCGCCGTTCGTGCCGACGAATGCGCCGAAACGAATGACGAGCGAGCGGCGCAGAAAGCGGTACGCCCGTCGGGCCTCCGGCTGCTGGTGGTCGACGACAACGAAGATGCCGCGGTGAGCCTCGCGATGTTGCTGCGTCTCCAGGGTCACGAAGTTTGCGTCGCGCACGACGGGCCATCCAGCCTCGAGATGGCCGTGGCCTATGCTCCCGACCTCGTCTTTCTGGACATCGGAATGCCCGGCATGGATGGCTACGAAGTCGCGCGCCGGATTCGCGCCGAGCCGAGCCTGAAACACGTCGTGCTGACGGCAGTGACCGGCTGGGGACAATCCGAGGACCGGCGGCGTACGTCCGAAGCCGGGTTCGACCACCACATCGTCAAGCCACCCGAACCGCGCGCGATCGAACAACTGATCGCAAGTCTTCGAAATGGAGATTGA
- a CDS encoding adenylate/guanylate cyclase domain-containing protein → MSTTETPRAVRKLAAIVVADVVGYSRQMGADDVGTLGRVRSVRTEILDPLMREHGGRIVKLMGDGILAEFASAVSATAWAVGVQQALAKRNESVAEADVMLLRIGVNIGDVILEDDDIFGDGVNVAARLEPLAPKGGVCISAAVHDHVAGKVGVEFVARGERTLKNIARPVAIWCWSTQPLEEETVVATVREKGRKPSVCVRPFDVAGGSGDATLLSAAVYDATVLALSNLSGITLLADPGGADFLASATIQAVGTRYRATVRLVDNSTGQQFWSDRFDGDLSEIFEAQDDLALRISTALRYSIYDRQVQETERIPVSERTSEMIFARIGRTLAGGFRSEWPDAGPALDTILAADPSDAGAHAMKACWHLYEVFYGWRELAAEDRSAAIKEARQAVRCNEQNDFARLTMALVHIYAENDPQRALRECERALELSPYFAMGRYGQGLAQLFGGDAERGFTNCVAAAQASSRNVIHHRMLQGAALAAFLCERSAEAFEIATRADHLQRDVAPTLLILAAAAASAGRANEAAAAVGQLLQQFPDFTLSEMRRWPFHRDADNERFVAALRSSGLPD, encoded by the coding sequence ATGTCGACGACCGAGACTCCCCGCGCGGTGCGAAAGCTTGCTGCCATCGTCGTGGCGGATGTCGTCGGCTACTCGCGGCAGATGGGTGCCGACGACGTAGGAACGCTCGGCCGCGTACGCTCTGTGCGCACGGAAATCCTCGATCCGCTGATGCGCGAGCACGGCGGCCGCATCGTCAAGCTGATGGGCGACGGCATCCTCGCCGAATTCGCGAGCGCGGTGTCGGCAACGGCCTGGGCCGTCGGCGTGCAGCAGGCGCTGGCGAAGAGGAACGAAAGCGTCGCCGAAGCCGACGTCATGCTGCTGCGCATCGGCGTCAACATCGGCGACGTGATCCTCGAGGACGACGATATTTTCGGCGACGGCGTGAACGTGGCGGCGCGGCTCGAGCCGCTCGCTCCAAAAGGCGGCGTCTGCATTTCAGCGGCAGTGCACGATCATGTGGCGGGCAAGGTCGGCGTCGAGTTCGTCGCGCGCGGGGAGCGGACGCTCAAGAACATCGCGCGGCCGGTTGCGATCTGGTGCTGGTCGACGCAGCCGCTCGAAGAAGAAACGGTCGTTGCGACTGTGCGCGAGAAAGGTCGCAAGCCATCCGTCTGCGTGCGTCCGTTCGACGTGGCCGGCGGGAGCGGCGACGCGACCTTGCTGTCGGCTGCAGTCTACGACGCGACCGTGCTCGCGCTGTCCAACCTTTCGGGCATCACGCTTCTCGCCGATCCGGGCGGGGCCGATTTCCTCGCGAGTGCGACGATCCAGGCGGTCGGCACGCGATACCGCGCCACCGTGCGGCTCGTCGACAACAGCACCGGACAGCAGTTCTGGTCCGACCGCTTCGACGGTGACCTGTCCGAAATCTTTGAAGCGCAGGACGATCTCGCACTGCGCATCTCGACGGCGCTGCGCTACTCCATCTATGACCGCCAGGTCCAGGAGACCGAGCGCATTCCGGTGTCCGAACGAACCAGCGAGATGATCTTCGCGCGCATCGGGCGGACGCTGGCCGGCGGTTTTCGCTCGGAATGGCCCGACGCGGGGCCCGCGCTCGATACGATTCTCGCCGCAGATCCGTCCGATGCGGGCGCGCATGCTATGAAAGCATGCTGGCACCTGTACGAGGTCTTCTACGGATGGCGCGAGCTTGCAGCCGAGGATCGCAGCGCGGCGATCAAGGAAGCGCGCCAGGCGGTCCGGTGCAACGAGCAGAACGATTTCGCCCGCCTGACGATGGCGCTCGTGCACATCTACGCCGAGAACGATCCGCAGCGTGCGCTGCGCGAATGCGAGCGCGCTCTCGAGCTCAGCCCGTACTTCGCGATGGGACGCTACGGCCAGGGGCTTGCGCAACTGTTCGGCGGCGATGCCGAGCGCGGGTTTACCAACTGCGTCGCGGCCGCGCAGGCCAGCTCGCGCAACGTGATTCATCACCGCATGCTGCAGGGCGCGGCGCTGGCCGCATTCCTGTGCGAGCGCAGCGCCGAGGCCTTCGAGATCGCGACGCGCGCCGATCATCTCCAGCGCGACGTCGCGCCGACACTGCTGATTCTTGCTGCGGCCGCTGCCAGTGCCGGCCGTGCGAACGAAGCAGCCGCAGCCGTCGGGCAGCTCCTCCAGCAGTTTCCGGATTTCACCCTCAGCGAGATGCGCCGCTGGCCGTTCCATCGCGACGCCGACAACGAGCGCTTCGTTGCAGCGCTCCGCAGCAGCGGGCTCCCGGACTGA
- a CDS encoding Uma2 family endonuclease — translation MQTAFRSDEKFTQAEFWDWLQELPASDINRYELLGGRIIMTPPAWFGHSAVAVRICTALDRYRRAAGGGLVLESSAGFDLPSGDTLEPDVTFISAGRLAAGPKAPEKGFVKVVPDLVVEVLSPSTARRDRVEKKKVYERCGVDEYWLVDPRRREVTIFTRDGDRFGAGRIFRAGRLDSRVVSGLDLSIEELFADLD, via the coding sequence ATGCAGACGGCGTTCCGGTCGGACGAAAAATTCACGCAGGCCGAGTTCTGGGACTGGCTCCAGGAGCTTCCGGCTTCCGACATCAACCGCTACGAACTGCTGGGCGGGCGCATCATCATGACGCCACCGGCGTGGTTCGGCCACAGTGCCGTCGCGGTGCGTATCTGCACTGCGCTGGATCGTTACCGGAGAGCGGCGGGTGGCGGTCTCGTGCTCGAGTCGAGCGCCGGCTTCGATCTGCCGTCCGGCGATACGCTCGAGCCCGATGTTACGTTCATATCCGCCGGGCGCCTCGCGGCCGGACCGAAAGCGCCCGAGAAGGGTTTCGTCAAAGTGGTTCCCGACCTCGTCGTCGAGGTGCTCTCGCCGTCGACTGCGCGCCGCGACCGCGTCGAGAAGAAGAAGGTCTACGAGCGGTGCGGCGTGGACGAATACTGGCTCGTCGATCCGCGCCGCCGTGAGGTCACCATTTTCACGCGCGACGGCGATCGCTTCGGCGCAGGCCGAATCTTTCGTGCCGGCCGATTGGACTCACGGGTTGTCTCCGGCCTCGACCTGTCGATCGAGGAGCTTTTCGCCGATCTCGACTGA
- a CDS encoding cytidylate kinase-like family protein, translating into MRFHTVCISFTQESDGERIGQMVAAALGFRFVDEEIIFKAADLAGVEPERVAAAEQKPPLLERVLGILSSVEPLVRSSPGPGRSSAASSDELRDMIRAAIHEVGKLGNVVIVAHGASMALAGTPGVLRVLVTAPEEVRIDRHAERRMLTRVDASESVTSSDDARRDYFQSFYKIEDESPTRYDLVLNTELLSAELATRLIVAAALG; encoded by the coding sequence ATGAGATTTCACACGGTCTGCATTTCGTTCACCCAGGAATCCGACGGGGAGAGGATCGGACAGATGGTCGCCGCTGCACTCGGCTTCCGCTTCGTCGACGAGGAAATCATCTTCAAGGCGGCCGACCTTGCGGGTGTGGAGCCGGAGCGCGTTGCGGCCGCCGAACAGAAGCCGCCGCTGCTCGAACGCGTGCTCGGAATCCTTTCGTCGGTCGAGCCGCTGGTTCGAAGCTCGCCGGGGCCGGGTCGATCGTCTGCGGCCTCGAGCGACGAGCTTCGCGACATGATCCGCGCGGCGATTCACGAGGTCGGCAAGCTCGGCAACGTGGTGATCGTCGCGCACGGCGCATCGATGGCTCTTGCCGGTACGCCGGGTGTCCTGCGTGTGCTGGTCACGGCGCCGGAGGAGGTCCGCATCGATCGTCACGCCGAGCGGCGCATGCTCACGCGGGTCGACGCCAGCGAGTCCGTCACGAGCTCGGACGATGCGCGGCGCGACTACTTCCAGAGCTTCTACAAGATCGAAGACGAATCGCCGACGCGTTACGATCTCGTGTTGAACACCGAGCTTCTTTCGGCCGAGCTCGCGACCCGGCTGATTGTTGCAGCCGCGCTCGGTTGA
- the xth gene encoding exodeoxyribonuclease III, whose translation MKIATYNVNGVNGRLPRILDWLRETSPDIVCLQEIKTTDEKCPAAALERAGYNSIWHGQRSHHGVAILARSGLPIETRRGLPGDDDDRQARYIEAEIEDIVVASIYLPNGNPQPGPKFDYKLAWFERLIRHAQTLRDCGRPVVLAGDFNVVPTNFDIYNPWPWRFDAVMQPETRAAYQRLLAQGWIDSSRHLHPKERIYTFWVNANAFRRGAGFRMDFLLVSPDLAPRLADAQVDAEFRGREGASDHAPAWIELRSQ comes from the coding sequence ATGAAGATCGCGACGTACAACGTAAACGGCGTCAACGGACGCCTGCCGCGCATTCTCGACTGGCTCCGCGAGACCAGCCCCGACATCGTCTGCCTTCAGGAGATCAAGACCACCGACGAGAAGTGTCCGGCCGCAGCGCTCGAACGCGCGGGATACAACTCGATCTGGCACGGCCAGAGGTCGCATCACGGCGTCGCGATCCTCGCCCGAAGCGGGCTTCCGATCGAAACGCGCCGCGGTCTTCCCGGCGATGACGACGACCGCCAGGCGCGCTACATCGAAGCCGAGATCGAGGACATCGTCGTTGCTTCGATTTATCTGCCGAACGGAAATCCGCAGCCCGGTCCGAAGTTCGACTACAAGCTCGCGTGGTTCGAGCGCCTGATCCGGCATGCGCAAACGCTGCGCGACTGCGGCCGGCCCGTCGTGCTGGCCGGCGACTTCAACGTCGTGCCGACCAACTTCGACATCTACAACCCGTGGCCGTGGCGATTCGACGCCGTGATGCAGCCCGAAACTCGCGCGGCATATCAACGACTTCTTGCGCAGGGCTGGATCGATTCGAGCCGGCATCTGCATCCGAAAGAACGCATCTATACGTTCTGGGTCAACGCCAATGCGTTTCGCCGCGGAGCGGGATTCCGAATGGACTTCCTGCTGGTGTCACCGGATCTCGCACCGCGGCTTGCGGATGCCCAGGTCGACGCGGAATTCCGTGGACGCGAAGGTGCTAGCGATCACGCTCCGGCGTGGATCGAACTCCGCTCGCAGTGA
- a CDS encoding AAA family ATPase has translation MSRTSTQGGQAGVLRFAGFELDPAGPELRLDGDVVAARPKSLALIGYLATRPGQLVRKEDLVDAVWGDTAVTDATLARTLFDAREALGDDSREPRFIETVHRLGFRFLGRIESEDGPAAQTQAPAAGSNLVGRERERQRLDDLKALAESGSRQMVFLVGEAGIGKTTILGKFLSDCSHAATSAGATTARSSSRSPARSSILIARGQCIEHYGTGEAYLPLLDALGELCRSAAAEEVVPVLRRVAPTWLAQFPWLIDDADRAALEREMRGVTADRMLRELAQALETIAQQRLLVIALEDLHWCDSATADLLAFLARRPASARLMVVATYRPVDAILAENPIRPVHQELLRQGRCQNLAIEPLPAGDVGDLVARRFREAPFAERLAEIVHRRTEGHPLFVVSMLEDLISQGIIAPAPVDGGWLLDGRIVDVEGKVPDDLKQMVRTQVERLEPEERAVVEAASIIGVSFSAAAAAAALQKDPVEVEDLCEAMSFRGVFLDRAGMDEWPDGTSASAYSFRHALYRDALYDAVPGARRRRLHQRVGERLETAHAADPGASYGVLGMHFEQAGDRSRAARYLRQAGEVAARRGAPREALALFARARTHLEQLPLGLERTAEQLMIEMAAGPALATIKGYAAPELEEIFTRARELCRALGDGPQLFPVLWGLWAFWCVRGKLDYALELATQVMSLAQEGGDREMIIEGHHALWVTLFFRGDVGEAGRHMDAAIELYDRRHHHAHVMLFGQDPGVVALSYRGLVWQLQGNSAEADRKCREAVELGRSLGHPVSLNFAVGFTGWVHMERGDAKGCRKYCSEVMEIATTHGLSFWQAHTIWILGRARAVEDLADGIREMRAGIDALIAIGARMGLAGYLAKVAAVLVAHGERDEARRLLDEAWTIGEEDGELLGRAEVLQLRGDLELGDAPSDESVARAEALYREAVDVAHRQEATTAELSAAMRLEQLLRDSPRAGDASSLLAEVLSRVPGDGALPGVAAARERVQAML, from the coding sequence ATGAGCAGAACATCCACTCAGGGTGGCCAGGCCGGCGTGCTTCGGTTTGCCGGATTCGAGCTCGATCCGGCCGGGCCGGAGCTGCGCCTCGATGGCGACGTCGTGGCGGCGCGCCCGAAGAGCCTTGCGCTCATCGGCTATCTGGCCACGCGGCCCGGGCAGCTCGTGCGAAAGGAAGATCTCGTCGATGCGGTCTGGGGCGATACGGCCGTGACCGATGCGACACTCGCGCGGACGCTTTTCGATGCCCGCGAAGCCCTCGGCGACGATTCCCGCGAGCCGCGCTTCATCGAAACCGTCCACCGCCTCGGCTTTCGCTTCCTTGGCAGGATCGAATCGGAAGACGGGCCGGCCGCGCAGACGCAGGCGCCGGCCGCCGGCTCGAACCTGGTCGGACGCGAGCGCGAGCGGCAGCGGCTCGATGATCTCAAGGCGCTGGCCGAATCGGGATCCCGCCAGATGGTCTTCCTCGTCGGCGAGGCCGGGATCGGCAAGACCACGATTCTCGGAAAGTTTCTGTCCGACTGTTCGCATGCGGCGACGTCCGCGGGCGCGACTACTGCAAGATCGTCTTCCAGGTCGCCTGCGCGAAGCTCGATCCTGATCGCGCGCGGCCAGTGCATCGAACATTACGGCACCGGCGAAGCCTATCTTCCGCTGCTCGATGCGCTCGGCGAGCTCTGCCGCAGTGCGGCCGCCGAGGAGGTCGTTCCGGTGCTGCGCCGCGTGGCGCCGACATGGCTCGCGCAGTTCCCGTGGCTGATCGACGACGCCGATCGCGCGGCTCTCGAACGCGAGATGCGCGGCGTGACCGCCGACCGCATGCTGCGCGAGCTCGCGCAGGCGCTCGAAACCATCGCCCAGCAGCGGCTGCTCGTGATCGCGCTCGAAGATCTTCACTGGTGCGATTCGGCGACGGCCGATCTGCTCGCATTTCTTGCGCGGCGTCCTGCGTCCGCGAGATTGATGGTGGTCGCGACCTATCGGCCGGTGGACGCAATCCTCGCCGAAAACCCGATCCGTCCGGTGCACCAGGAGCTTCTGCGCCAGGGGCGCTGCCAGAACCTCGCAATCGAACCGCTGCCCGCCGGCGACGTCGGCGATCTCGTGGCGCGCCGTTTCCGCGAAGCGCCGTTCGCCGAGCGCCTCGCCGAGATCGTGCATCGCCGCACCGAGGGACATCCGCTGTTCGTCGTCAGCATGCTCGAGGATCTCATTTCGCAGGGAATCATCGCTCCTGCGCCGGTCGACGGCGGCTGGCTGCTCGACGGCCGCATCGTCGACGTCGAAGGAAAAGTTCCGGACGATTTGAAGCAGATGGTCCGCACGCAGGTCGAGCGCCTCGAGCCGGAAGAGCGCGCCGTCGTCGAAGCGGCGAGCATCATCGGCGTGTCCTTTTCGGCAGCGGCTGCCGCGGCCGCGCTCCAGAAGGATCCCGTCGAAGTCGAAGACCTCTGCGAAGCGATGTCGTTTCGCGGGGTGTTTCTCGATCGCGCGGGAATGGACGAATGGCCCGACGGCACGTCGGCAAGCGCGTACTCGTTCCGCCATGCGCTCTACCGCGACGCGCTCTACGACGCGGTTCCGGGTGCGAGAAGGCGGCGGCTGCACCAGCGCGTCGGCGAGCGTCTCGAGACGGCGCACGCGGCCGATCCCGGTGCGAGCTACGGAGTTCTCGGCATGCACTTCGAGCAGGCCGGCGACCGCTCGCGCGCGGCGCGCTATCTGCGCCAGGCCGGAGAGGTTGCCGCGCGCCGCGGCGCACCGCGCGAAGCGCTCGCGCTGTTTGCGCGGGCGCGCACGCATCTCGAGCAGCTTCCGCTCGGCCTCGAGCGCACCGCCGAACAGCTGATGATCGAGATGGCGGCCGGACCGGCGCTCGCGACAATCAAGGGCTACGCCGCGCCCGAGCTCGAGGAGATCTTCACACGAGCGCGCGAGCTGTGCCGCGCGCTCGGCGACGGGCCGCAGCTCTTTCCGGTGCTGTGGGGACTGTGGGCGTTCTGGTGCGTGCGCGGCAAGCTCGACTACGCGCTCGAGCTGGCGACGCAGGTGATGTCTCTCGCGCAGGAAGGCGGCGACCGCGAGATGATCATCGAGGGGCATCACGCGCTGTGGGTCACGCTGTTCTTCCGCGGCGACGTCGGGGAAGCAGGCCGTCACATGGATGCTGCGATCGAGCTCTACGATCGCAGGCACCATCACGCGCACGTGATGCTGTTCGGCCAGGATCCCGGCGTGGTCGCCCTGTCGTACCGCGGATTGGTCTGGCAGCTGCAGGGCAACTCTGCGGAAGCCGACCGCAAGTGCCGCGAAGCCGTCGAGCTCGGCCGCAGCCTTGGCCATCCCGTCAGCCTGAACTTCGCCGTCGGTTTTACCGGATGGGTCCACATGGAACGCGGCGATGCCAAGGGATGCCGCAAGTACTGCTCCGAGGTCATGGAGATCGCGACGACGCACGGGCTTTCGTTCTGGCAGGCGCACACGATCTGGATTCTCGGTCGCGCACGCGCGGTCGAAGATCTTGCCGACGGAATCCGTGAGATGCGCGCGGGCATCGATGCGCTGATCGCGATCGGCGCACGCATGGGACTGGCGGGTTATCTCGCCAAGGTCGCGGCTGTGCTCGTTGCGCACGGAGAGCGCGACGAAGCCAGGCGGCTTCTCGACGAAGCCTGGACGATCGGCGAGGAGGACGGCGAGCTTCTCGGGCGCGCCGAGGTTCTGCAGCTGCGCGGCGATCTCGAGCTTGGCGATGCTCCATCGGACGAATCGGTTGCGCGCGCGGAAGCCCTCTATCGTGAAGCGGTCGACGTCGCGCATCGCCAGGAAGCGACGACGGCCGAGCTTTCGGCTGCGATGCGGCTCGAGCAGCTGCTGCGCGATTCGCCGCGCGCCGGCGACGCATCGTCGCTGCTGGCGGAAGTGCTGAGCAGGGTTCCGGGCGACGGCGCGCTGCCCGGCGTGGCCGCTGCGCGCGAACGCGTGCAAGCCATGCTCTGA
- a CDS encoding DUF1566 domain-containing protein yields MPVTRMLLIACAMALAIARPCSAQQCGDVNDSGSVTVSDALVVLQSAVGQPVPLECPASGSPGRTGQSMCWNGGGEEINCNGTGQDGELRTGQPLSFTDNGNGTVTDNLTGLMWEKLSRNGTIHEVSDTFDWTNAFVKISMLNDAKFAGHADWRLPNQRELFTLVTFGGAAEQTISAVFRDDCQPGCAVTTCSCTAADRYWSATTDPFLSGLAHGVDFGAATTFSATKLSNRHVRAVRTAGGQ; encoded by the coding sequence ATGCCAGTCACGAGAATGCTCCTGATCGCGTGCGCGATGGCTCTTGCCATCGCAAGGCCATGTTCCGCGCAGCAATGCGGCGACGTGAACGACAGCGGTTCGGTTACCGTCTCCGACGCGCTGGTGGTGCTGCAGTCGGCCGTCGGACAGCCGGTGCCGCTTGAGTGCCCCGCTTCCGGCTCGCCGGGACGCACGGGGCAGTCGATGTGCTGGAACGGCGGCGGCGAAGAGATCAACTGCAACGGCACCGGGCAGGACGGCGAGCTTCGCACCGGCCAGCCGCTGAGCTTCACCGACAACGGCAACGGCACGGTGACCGACAACCTGACCGGCCTGATGTGGGAGAAGCTCTCGCGCAACGGCACCATTCACGAAGTGTCCGACACGTTCGACTGGACCAACGCGTTCGTGAAGATCTCGATGCTCAACGACGCGAAGTTCGCCGGACACGCCGACTGGCGGCTGCCGAATCAGCGCGAGTTGTTCACGCTCGTCACGTTCGGCGGTGCGGCCGAGCAGACCATCTCCGCGGTCTTTCGCGACGATTGCCAGCCCGGCTGCGCGGTGACGACGTGCAGCTGCACGGCCGCCGATCGCTACTGGTCGGCGACCACGGATCCGTTTCTCTCGGGTTTGGCCCACGGTGTCGACTTTGGCGCAGCGACGACATTCTCGGCGACCAAGCTGTCGAACCGGCACGTTCGTGCTGTGCGCACGGCGGGCGGCCAGTAG